A DNA window from Zingiber officinale cultivar Zhangliang chromosome 3A, Zo_v1.1, whole genome shotgun sequence contains the following coding sequences:
- the LOC122051337 gene encoding actin-related protein 3-like isoform X2, with the protein MDAAFRPAVVIDNGTGYTKVGLAGNVEPSFSIPTVVAVNESFLNQSDGRNMGNYLAQYNAGIMADLDYFIGEEALSLPTSGVYNLSYPIQRSKVTNWDTMEKFWQQCIYNYLNCDPEDHYFLLTESPITSPEDREYMGEIMFETFNVPGLYIAVQPILALSAGCSTDKPQMTGVVVDIGDGATHVVPVVDGYIIGSSIKSFPISGNDVTQIVLQLLQERGELIPPEDSLGIARKVKEMYCYTSSDIVKEYIKHDKKPDKYIKKWAGVKPKTGVPFSFDVGYERFLGPEVFFHPEIYISDYGTPLSEIIDNCVQSAPIDTRRGLYKNVVLSGGSTMFKGFQKRLQKDLKKIVDDRITTSNARLGVDVKSQPVEVNVVSHPIQRSAVWFGGSVVASLPEFYESCNTKEDYDEHGASICRTSPIFKGMY; encoded by the exons ATGGACGCAGCTTTCCGACCCGCCGTCGTCATCGACAACGGGACCGG GTATACTAAAGTGGGTTTGGCTGGCAACGTTGAGCCATCCTTTTCTATTCCTACTGTTGTAGCTGTCAATGAGTCTTTCTTGAACCAGTCAGATGGTCGCAATATGGGaaattatttagcacagtatAATGCTGGAATAATGGCTGATCTTGATTATTTCATTGGAGAAGAGGCTCTATCACTGCCCACAAGTGGAGTTTACAATCTCAGTTACCCTATACAACGCAGTAAG GTTACTAACTGGGACACCATGGAAAAATTCTGGCAGCAGTGCATCTACAATTACTTAAATTGTGATCCTGAGGATCACTATTTTCTCTTGACTGAGAGCCCAATCACTTCCCCAGAAGATCGCGAGTATATGGGAGAAATCATGTTTGAAACATTCAATGTCCCTGGACTTTATATAGCAGTCCAACCAATCCTTGCACTATCTGCTGGGTGTTCAACTGACAAA CCTCAAATGACAGGAGTCGTAGTTGACATTGGAGATGGAGCTACTCATGTTGTACCTGTTGTAGATGGCTATATAATTGGAAGTAGCATTAAATCTTTCCCAATTTCTGGCAATGACGTGACTCAAATTGTTTTACAACTTCTACAG GAAAGAGGAGAGCTTATTCCACCAGAAGATTCTCTTGGAATAGCTAGGAAGGTGAAGGAAATGTACTGTTACACATCATCAGATATTGTCAAG GAGTACATTAAACATGACAAGAAACCTGACAAGTATATCAAGAAATGGGCTGGCGTTAAACCAAAGACCGGGGTGCCCTTTTCATTTGATGTTGGCTATGAACGCTTTCTTGGACCTGAG GTTTTCTTTCATCCCGAAATCTACATTAGTGACTATGGTACTCCATTATCTGAAATAATTGACAACTGTGTTCAGTCAGCACCAATTGACACCAGAAGGGGTTTATATAAG AATGTAGTTTTATCTGGGGGATCAACTATGTTTAAAGGTTTCCAAAAAAGATTGCagaaggatttaaagaaaatagTTGATGATCGAATCACCACATCCAATGCACGCCTTGGTGTGGATGTAAAA TCTCAGCCTGTGGAGGTTAACGTTGTAAGCCACCCTATTCAGAGGTCTGCTGTTTGGTTTGGTGGTTCTGTAGTTGCATCTCTACCTGAATTCTACGAG TCTTGTAACACAAAAGAGGATTATGATGAACATGGAGCAAGTATATGTCGAACTAGTCCTATCTTCAAGGGGATGTATTAA
- the LOC122051337 gene encoding actin-related protein 3-like isoform X1: MDAAFRPAVVIDNGTGYTKVGLAGNVEPSFSIPTVVAVNESFLNQSDGRNMGNYLAQYNAGIMADLDYFIGEEALSLPTSGVYNLSYPIQRSKVTNWDTMEKFWQQCIYNYLNCDPEDHYFLLTESPITSPEDREYMGEIMFETFNVPGLYIAVQPILALSAGCSTDKPQMTGVVVDIGDGATHVVPVVDGYIIGSSIKSFPISGNDVTQIVLQLLQERGELIPPEDSLGIARKVKEMYCYTSSDIVKEYIKHDKKPDKYIKKWAGVKPKTGVPFSFDVGYERFLGPEDLGQSTSTPNFELYGILILSNWYIIMKVIDGVPTSWLHKVFFHPEIYISDYGTPLSEIIDNCVQSAPIDTRRGLYKNVVLSGGSTMFKGFQKRLQKDLKKIVDDRITTSNARLGVDVKSQPVEVNVVSHPIQRSAVWFGGSVVASLPEFYESCNTKEDYDEHGASICRTSPIFKGMY; the protein is encoded by the exons ATGGACGCAGCTTTCCGACCCGCCGTCGTCATCGACAACGGGACCGG GTATACTAAAGTGGGTTTGGCTGGCAACGTTGAGCCATCCTTTTCTATTCCTACTGTTGTAGCTGTCAATGAGTCTTTCTTGAACCAGTCAGATGGTCGCAATATGGGaaattatttagcacagtatAATGCTGGAATAATGGCTGATCTTGATTATTTCATTGGAGAAGAGGCTCTATCACTGCCCACAAGTGGAGTTTACAATCTCAGTTACCCTATACAACGCAGTAAG GTTACTAACTGGGACACCATGGAAAAATTCTGGCAGCAGTGCATCTACAATTACTTAAATTGTGATCCTGAGGATCACTATTTTCTCTTGACTGAGAGCCCAATCACTTCCCCAGAAGATCGCGAGTATATGGGAGAAATCATGTTTGAAACATTCAATGTCCCTGGACTTTATATAGCAGTCCAACCAATCCTTGCACTATCTGCTGGGTGTTCAACTGACAAA CCTCAAATGACAGGAGTCGTAGTTGACATTGGAGATGGAGCTACTCATGTTGTACCTGTTGTAGATGGCTATATAATTGGAAGTAGCATTAAATCTTTCCCAATTTCTGGCAATGACGTGACTCAAATTGTTTTACAACTTCTACAG GAAAGAGGAGAGCTTATTCCACCAGAAGATTCTCTTGGAATAGCTAGGAAGGTGAAGGAAATGTACTGTTACACATCATCAGATATTGTCAAG GAGTACATTAAACATGACAAGAAACCTGACAAGTATATCAAGAAATGGGCTGGCGTTAAACCAAAGACCGGGGTGCCCTTTTCATTTGATGTTGGCTATGAACGCTTTCTTGGACCTGAG GACTTGGGCCAATCAACGTCGACTCCAAACTTTGAACTTTATGGGATTTTAATACTTTCCAATTGGTACATTATAATGAAGGTTATTGATGGGGTCCCAACCAGCTGGCTTCACAAG GTTTTCTTTCATCCCGAAATCTACATTAGTGACTATGGTACTCCATTATCTGAAATAATTGACAACTGTGTTCAGTCAGCACCAATTGACACCAGAAGGGGTTTATATAAG AATGTAGTTTTATCTGGGGGATCAACTATGTTTAAAGGTTTCCAAAAAAGATTGCagaaggatttaaagaaaatagTTGATGATCGAATCACCACATCCAATGCACGCCTTGGTGTGGATGTAAAA TCTCAGCCTGTGGAGGTTAACGTTGTAAGCCACCCTATTCAGAGGTCTGCTGTTTGGTTTGGTGGTTCTGTAGTTGCATCTCTACCTGAATTCTACGAG TCTTGTAACACAAAAGAGGATTATGATGAACATGGAGCAAGTATATGTCGAACTAGTCCTATCTTCAAGGGGATGTATTAA
- the LOC122051337 gene encoding actin-related protein 3-like isoform X3 encodes MDAAFRPAVVIDNGTGYTKVGLAGNVEPSFSIPTVVAVNESFLNQSDGRNMGNYLAQYNAGIMADLDYFIGEEALSLPTSGVYNLSYPIQRSKPQMTGVVVDIGDGATHVVPVVDGYIIGSSIKSFPISGNDVTQIVLQLLQERGELIPPEDSLGIARKVKEMYCYTSSDIVKEYIKHDKKPDKYIKKWAGVKPKTGVPFSFDVGYERFLGPEDLGQSTSTPNFELYGILILSNWYIIMKVIDGVPTSWLHKVFFHPEIYISDYGTPLSEIIDNCVQSAPIDTRRGLYKNVVLSGGSTMFKGFQKRLQKDLKKIVDDRITTSNARLGVDVKSQPVEVNVVSHPIQRSAVWFGGSVVASLPEFYESCNTKEDYDEHGASICRTSPIFKGMY; translated from the exons ATGGACGCAGCTTTCCGACCCGCCGTCGTCATCGACAACGGGACCGG GTATACTAAAGTGGGTTTGGCTGGCAACGTTGAGCCATCCTTTTCTATTCCTACTGTTGTAGCTGTCAATGAGTCTTTCTTGAACCAGTCAGATGGTCGCAATATGGGaaattatttagcacagtatAATGCTGGAATAATGGCTGATCTTGATTATTTCATTGGAGAAGAGGCTCTATCACTGCCCACAAGTGGAGTTTACAATCTCAGTTACCCTATACAACGCAGTAAG CCTCAAATGACAGGAGTCGTAGTTGACATTGGAGATGGAGCTACTCATGTTGTACCTGTTGTAGATGGCTATATAATTGGAAGTAGCATTAAATCTTTCCCAATTTCTGGCAATGACGTGACTCAAATTGTTTTACAACTTCTACAG GAAAGAGGAGAGCTTATTCCACCAGAAGATTCTCTTGGAATAGCTAGGAAGGTGAAGGAAATGTACTGTTACACATCATCAGATATTGTCAAG GAGTACATTAAACATGACAAGAAACCTGACAAGTATATCAAGAAATGGGCTGGCGTTAAACCAAAGACCGGGGTGCCCTTTTCATTTGATGTTGGCTATGAACGCTTTCTTGGACCTGAG GACTTGGGCCAATCAACGTCGACTCCAAACTTTGAACTTTATGGGATTTTAATACTTTCCAATTGGTACATTATAATGAAGGTTATTGATGGGGTCCCAACCAGCTGGCTTCACAAG GTTTTCTTTCATCCCGAAATCTACATTAGTGACTATGGTACTCCATTATCTGAAATAATTGACAACTGTGTTCAGTCAGCACCAATTGACACCAGAAGGGGTTTATATAAG AATGTAGTTTTATCTGGGGGATCAACTATGTTTAAAGGTTTCCAAAAAAGATTGCagaaggatttaaagaaaatagTTGATGATCGAATCACCACATCCAATGCACGCCTTGGTGTGGATGTAAAA TCTCAGCCTGTGGAGGTTAACGTTGTAAGCCACCCTATTCAGAGGTCTGCTGTTTGGTTTGGTGGTTCTGTAGTTGCATCTCTACCTGAATTCTACGAG TCTTGTAACACAAAAGAGGATTATGATGAACATGGAGCAAGTATATGTCGAACTAGTCCTATCTTCAAGGGGATGTATTAA